DNA from Mycolicibacterium alvei:
CAAGCAGTTAGGTGTCGGAGTGTGGTTGGCGCGCTGTCGTTTTCGTGATTTCGATGGAGTGACGCGGATCGTTGAGCGGCGCAGCCCAGACGGACAGGACGACAAGCATGGCAAGGCGGCCGAGGACGCACTGGTCGAGTCGCTGGGAGAGCGCCGGCCACCTGGCGTGTCCGGTGACATCACGACGGATACCAAGGTCTCAGTGCTCGTCGATCAGCACCTAGAACTGCTGGAATCGGACGGTAAGGCGCCGGCCACGATGACGACATACCGCAGCGCCGCGGGCAAGCTGGCCAAGTTCAGCAAGTCGTTGCGGGTGGGCGAGGCGACACCGGGACGGCTGAACGCGGTGATCCGTTCACTGAAGGCCGCGCACGGCGCAAACATGGCTCGGCACGGCCGGACGCTTCTACGCGGTGCTCTCCAGATCGCGGTGCTCGATGATGTGATCGAGGCCAACCCCGTGGCCCAGGTGTCTCGGATTACTTCGGAGCGGAAACCGAAGGGCGCTCGGCCACTGGACAGCGTCGAGCTGCGAGACATGCTCGGAAAGCTGCGGGCATCTGAGGCGTGTGAGCGCGCCGATCTCGTCGACCCGATCACCCTGTTCGTTGCTACAGGGCTGCGACGGTCTGAGCTGTTGGCGCTGCGCTGGCAGGACTACGACGAGGCGGCCGGGACGATCTCGGTGTCGGGAAAGATCGCCCGGATCAAGGGTGTGGGCCTGAGGCGGTTGGACACAGGCAAGACGGACTCGGCCGAGCGTACGGTGCCGTTGCCCGGGTTCGCTATCGCTGCGCTCGCTGAGCGTCGAGCGAAACCCTTCATCGGGGAGCAGCGGATGATCTTCGCGAGCACCGCGGGCGGTCTACGGGATCCGGACAACTTCGACAAGCAATGGCGCCGGGTCCGAGCGGACCTCGGAGTGCCGGACGTGACGAGTCACTCGTTCCGTAAGTCGGTGGCCACGCTGATCGACGACGCCGGCATGTCGGCGCGCATCGGGGCGGACCAGCTCGGGCACTCCAAGGTGTCGATGACCCAGGACCGCTACATGCGCCGCGGGAAGGTGCACGCCGAGGTAGCGGCGCTTTTGGACACCGCCGTAGGCGATGAATAAACGATGGCCTTGTGGCCATTTTGGTGCCCCCACCAGGGCTCGAACCTGGGACCTGCGGATTAAAAGTCCGTAGCTCTACCAACTGAGCTATAGGGGCGCGAGAAGACAGGGTACAAGATGGTGATTTTCCTGTTGCGACCACCGGGTTTGAGGATTTGGGCATCTGTACCCTAAGCTATCGAAGCTCCCAACGAACGAGGTTGATGAGTACCCCGGAGAGATTCGGATAGGCCCCCATCGTCTAGTGGCCTAGGACGCCGCCCTTTCACGGCGGTAGCACGGGTTCGAATCCCGTTGGGGGTACGCAACGCGGGAACGCGGAGCACGCAGGAAAGCAAGGCCCTGTGGCGCAGTTGGTTAGCGCGCCGCCCTGTCACGGCGGAGGTCGCGGGTTCGAGTCCCGTCAGGGTCGCCATCACGGCGAGGCACTTCGGTCTAGGCCGACGGCCTTCCGGCCAGGTAGCTCAGTTGGTACGAGCGTCCGCCTGAAAAGCGGAAGGTCGCCGGTTCGATCCCGGCCCTGGCCACTGAGAGAACCCACCGGCGACGGTGGGTTTTTCTGTTTCTTGCCCTTCCGGATCAGATCTGCCAATCGTTGGAGCCGTCGTGCCGGGAGTAGGTGCCGGTGGAGTTCTGCACGATGATGGGATCGCCGGCGCCGAAGTTGTCGAAGAACCACCTCGCGTTGGCGGGGCTGATGTTGATGCAGCCGTGACTGACGTCGCGCTTGCCCTGATCGGCGACCGACCATGGGGCGCTGTGTACGAAGTCGCCGCTGTCGTCGAACCGGACGGCCAGATCGACCGTCAGCTTGTATCCGTAGGCCGAGTTGACCGGGACGCCGTAGGTCGACGAATCCATCACCACCGAGGGCATCTTTTCTTGGACGTAGTAGGTGCCGTTCGGAGTTTGGTGGCCACCGGCTGCCATTCCCATCGACATCGGGATGGTTTTCTCCACGGCCCCGTTGCGGGTGACGGTCATTTGGTGGGTGGTGTCGTTGGCCGTGGCCACCAACGTGTCTCCGGTATTGAAATTGGACACCGTGCCGCCGGCGTCGACGGTGACCGCGGTATGGGCGGGCCAGAAACTCAGCGGACGCCAACGCAGCTGGGTGGGGGTCATCCAGTAGAACTTGCCGGGAACTTCCGGTACCGACGAGACGTGGATGGCGTTCTCGGTGGCTCCGGCATCGTCGACGGGTCCGGGGAAGTTGATGATGATCGGCTGGGCCACCCCGACGGTCGAGCCGTCGACGGGGACAAGCCGCGGTGGCTCGAACGGTGCCGGATCTGCCTGCGCGGTGCCCACGCTGAGTACGAGTGCACAGCCCACCATCGAAGCCGCTCCGGCTGCCCTCACAGCGCCGAATAGTCTTCCCGACGTCCCATCACTCATCGCACCATCGTGTCATCGCTGGTCAGGTCTGTCCGGTAAAACAGTGGCGAACCGGCCACCCCCGTTCTCGAGTCCGGTCACGACGATCGGCCGATCGTCTGCGCGGCTAGGCTTGTGTAATCGCAGACGAAAGCGTGAGGAAGATGCCGAAAGTTGCCCGGGTACCGCGGGTGCTGGTTGGTTGCTGTGTCGCCGGCATGATCTTTGTGCCGTCTGCCGCCGCCGAACCGGCAGCGCTGGATCCGACCGGGAATCGCTCCGGTGGACCGGTGCCGACCGTCAATGGCGTGCCGTGTGTGGGCGGCAATCTCGGGGTCTGTCTGAGCTTCCGGCAGAACCGGCCACCGGCGGCCAACCCGGGCGCGCGGTCCAGCGTCGGCCATAGCCCCACCGTCCGCCGCTGAGCGGCATTACCATGACAGCCCGAGATGAACAGTCCCACGATGTCGGTTGAAACCGACAAGAGCGCGTTCCGGTCGCGGTTGCTCGATGCGATGATTCAGTCGGTCATCGAGGACGGCTATCAGAACACCACAGTCGCCGACATCGTGCGGCGGGCCAAGACGTCGCGTCGCACCTTCTATGAGCACTTCGCGAGCCGTGAGGAATGTTTCGTTGCGCTGTTGACCACGGTCAACACCAAGCATGTGCGGGAGATCACCCGCGTGGTCGACAGGGATGCTCCGTGGCAGGCTCAGGTCCGCCAGGCGGTCGAGGCGTGGATCGGCTCGTATCAGGCCCACCCCGAGTTGATGCTGGCCTGGATTCGCGATCTGCCGACCATGGGGACGGCGGCGCGGGCGTTGCAGCGCGAGTCGATGGAGAACTTCGTCGCGATGGTGGAGGTGATGACGAGCTCCGAGGTCTTCCGCTCGGCCGGAGTGTCGATTTCACGGCGCCGCACCATCATGATGATCGGTGGGTTGCGTGAACTCACCGCGATGACCGTCGAGACGGGCGGCGATGTCGGGGAGATCATCGAGGACGCCGTGCAGGCCTGCACCGCGATGTTGACCCCGCTCAGCTGACGGCGACCGCGGCCTGTTGGTGGCGGCGCTGCCGTTCGATGGTGGCGAAGTAGAACGCGAATGCGAACGCGAAGCTGGTGAACAGGCTCGCGACAAAGAACAGCCAGGGGTGACGGATGCCGCGTCGTAGCCCGTCGATGATCGTAAATAGTGGCAGCAGAATGACATTGGCGATGGTGTAGTCGGCGCTGGCGGAGCCCGCGGCGGGGTTGGCGTACCCGAGCGCGATGAACTCCTGCCAACTTCCGGGCCCCCAGATCGGATTGCCGCCCGGTTGGCCGTACTGCGCGACGAACTTCATGTTGAAGTACCAGCAGATCGGGATCGATGCGAGGCCGACGACGTAGAAGGCGAGTTCGACCCGGGACAGGGCCGGCCCGGGCGGGCGGGCGAAGATGCCGGGATTGAGACGGATCACGAGCGCGACGACGGTCACGCCCAGAATTGCATGAACGATGAGCGACACCATGACGTGAGCACACTCGCCTTCCGAAGTTTTGTCAATATTGACATTTGAGGGTCCGGGGATCGATCGGCCGTGCGGTAATTTCACTGCTATGGCCAAACCCGCGCAGACCGCGCGCAGTGAGCGCACACGAGAGGCGTTGCGGCAGGCCGCGTTGGTGCGATTTCTTGCCCAGGGCGTCGAGGACACCTCGGCCGAACAGATCGCCGCCGACGCCGGCGTCTCGCTGCGCACGTTCTACAGGCATTTCACGTCCAAACACGACCTCCTGTTCGCGGACTACGACGCCGGCCTGCACTGGTTTCGTGCGGCGCTGGCCGAACGACCCGCGTCCGAATCGATCCTCGACTCGGTGCAGTCGGCGATCCTGGCCTTCCCCTACGACGTCGATGCGGTAACCAAGATCGCCGGCATGCGGGCGGTGGAACTCGACCCCGACCGGATCGTGCGCCACATCCGCCAGGTCGAATCGGACTTCGCCGACGCGGTGGCCGAGCTACTCGTGGCGCGTAGCGGCCAGCTGCCGCAGGGGGATGACCGACTGCGGATCGCGGTGACCGCCCGATGTGTGGCGGCTTCGGTGTTCGGTGCCATGGAGTTGTGGATGATCGGCAACGAGGCGGGGGAGCGGTCCCTGCCCGAACTGGCCCGGATGTGCCGGACCGCGCTGGAAGCGCTGCGATCGGGGCTGGCCTGATGTTTTGTCATTATTGACAAAACATCACGCTCGGTGTCAGCCTCAGTCGATGGCGGAATACGACGCGATCGTGATCGGGGCCGGGCACAACGGACTGGCTGCGGCGGCCCTGTTGGCGCGGGCCGGAAGGCGCACTCTGTGCCTGGAGGCCAAGCGATACGCCGGCGGGATGGCTTCGACCGTCGAGCTTTTCGACGGCTACCGGTTCGAGATCGCCGGGTCGTTGCAGTTCCCCACCTCGGCCGTCGTGAGTGCCGAGTTGGGGCTGGACACCTTGCCGACCGTGGGTCTGGAGGTCATGTCGGTATCGCTGCGCGGAATCGGTGACCGGCCGGTCGTCTACTACGCCGACCCGATGAAGATGCTGGGCCACCTCGGTGAGGTTCACGGCGCCGACGCGGTGGCCGGGATGGCGGGCCTGATGACCTGGAGTTTGGCGCCCACTCGGGCTCTGGGCCGCTTCGACGCAGGCCGTCCACCCCGCACCCTCGACGAGATGTATGCCTGCGCAGCAACAGAATCCGAGCGGTTGGCCATCGATGACCTGCTATTCGGATCGGTCAGTGATGTCCTGGACCGGTACCTGCCGGACAAGGACA
Protein-coding regions in this window:
- a CDS encoding site-specific integrase → MAGRPPLRIGQHGKITRKQLGVGVWLARCRFRDFDGVTRIVERRSPDGQDDKHGKAAEDALVESLGERRPPGVSGDITTDTKVSVLVDQHLELLESDGKAPATMTTYRSAAGKLAKFSKSLRVGEATPGRLNAVIRSLKAAHGANMARHGRTLLRGALQIAVLDDVIEANPVAQVSRITSERKPKGARPLDSVELRDMLGKLRASEACERADLVDPITLFVATGLRRSELLALRWQDYDEAAGTISVSGKIARIKGVGLRRLDTGKTDSAERTVPLPGFAIAALAERRAKPFIGEQRMIFASTAGGLRDPDNFDKQWRRVRADLGVPDVTSHSFRKSVATLIDDAGMSARIGADQLGHSKVSMTQDRYMRRGKVHAEVAALLDTAVGDE
- a CDS encoding L,D-transpeptidase, with the translated sequence MVGCALVLSVGTAQADPAPFEPPRLVPVDGSTVGVAQPIIINFPGPVDDAGATENAIHVSSVPEVPGKFYWMTPTQLRWRPLSFWPAHTAVTVDAGGTVSNFNTGDTLVATANDTTHQMTVTRNGAVEKTIPMSMGMAAGGHQTPNGTYYVQEKMPSVVMDSSTYGVPVNSAYGYKLTVDLAVRFDDSGDFVHSAPWSVADQGKRDVSHGCINISPANARWFFDNFGAGDPIIVQNSTGTYSRHDGSNDWQI
- a CDS encoding TetR/AcrR family transcriptional regulator; translation: MSVETDKSAFRSRLLDAMIQSVIEDGYQNTTVADIVRRAKTSRRTFYEHFASREECFVALLTTVNTKHVREITRVVDRDAPWQAQVRQAVEAWIGSYQAHPELMLAWIRDLPTMGTAARALQRESMENFVAMVEVMTSSEVFRSAGVSISRRRTIMMIGGLRELTAMTVETGGDVGEIIEDAVQACTAMLTPLS
- a CDS encoding DUF2834 domain-containing protein, with protein sequence MVSLIVHAILGVTVVALVIRLNPGIFARPPGPALSRVELAFYVVGLASIPICWYFNMKFVAQYGQPGGNPIWGPGSWQEFIALGYANPAAGSASADYTIANVILLPLFTIIDGLRRGIRHPWLFFVASLFTSFAFAFAFYFATIERQRRHQQAAVAVS
- a CDS encoding TetR/AcrR family transcriptional regulator, with translation MAKPAQTARSERTREALRQAALVRFLAQGVEDTSAEQIAADAGVSLRTFYRHFTSKHDLLFADYDAGLHWFRAALAERPASESILDSVQSAILAFPYDVDAVTKIAGMRAVELDPDRIVRHIRQVESDFADAVAELLVARSGQLPQGDDRLRIAVTARCVAASVFGAMELWMIGNEAGERSLPELARMCRTALEALRSGLA